A portion of the Haemophilus influenzae genome contains these proteins:
- the cdd gene encoding cytidine deaminase yields MQELIKRTLPQDDALNQAIVNELRSQNWAGFLNYSQVQQLCHNFELTPLKLAMHLLPLAASYSHTAISHFNVGAIAIGEQGDFYFGANQEFANSAIQQTIHAEQSAISHAWLRNERRISDMVVNYTPCGHCRQFMNELHGAEKISIHLPHSQNNPLHSYLPDAFGPKDLDIAAHLLAEENHDLVADHQDDLVNQAILAANQSHCPYSNSPHGIAILFKNGDVVTGRYAENAAFNPSLPALQTALNFAYLNDRKLSDIERIVMAEKALKLSHKTMAETLLSTLTSVELEYYSL; encoded by the coding sequence ATGCAAGAACTTATTAAGCGCACCTTGCCACAAGATGATGCACTTAATCAAGCTATAGTGAATGAACTTCGTTCACAAAATTGGGCTGGTTTTTTAAATTATTCCCAAGTGCAGCAGCTTTGTCATAATTTTGAACTTACCCCACTAAAATTGGCTATGCACTTGTTGCCACTTGCTGCAAGTTATAGTCATACTGCTATTTCTCATTTTAATGTGGGGGCAATTGCTATTGGCGAACAAGGGGATTTTTATTTCGGCGCGAATCAAGAATTTGCTAATTCAGCCATTCAGCAAACGATTCACGCGGAACAAAGTGCAATTTCTCACGCTTGGTTGCGTAATGAACGCCGTATTTCAGATATGGTGGTCAATTACACGCCGTGCGGACATTGTCGTCAATTTATGAATGAATTGCACGGTGCTGAAAAAATTTCAATTCATTTGCCGCATAGCCAAAATAATCCATTACATTCTTATTTACCAGATGCGTTTGGACCAAAAGATCTTGATATTGCAGCGCATCTTTTGGCGGAAGAAAATCATGATTTAGTTGCTGATCATCAAGATGATTTGGTTAATCAAGCTATTTTAGCGGCAAATCAATCTCATTGTCCTTATTCAAATAGTCCGCACGGCATTGCGATTTTATTTAAAAATGGTGATGTGGTGACAGGACGTTATGCAGAAAACGCCGCATTTAATCCGAGTTTGCCAGCGTTGCAAACTGCACTTAATTTTGCGTATTTAAATGATAGAAAATTGAGTGATATTGAGCGAATTGTGATGGCTGAAAAAGCATTAAAATTGAGCCATAAAACGATGGCTGAAACCTTATTATCCACATTAACTTCGGTAGAACTAGAGTATTATTCTTTATAA
- a CDS encoding Dps family protein, with product MSKTSIGLDKVQSAELADKLNELLATYQVFYTNVRGYHWNIKGVNFFALHAKFEEIYTNLVARVDEVAERILTLGYTPNNAYSQYLKISRIKEDIAVSEAQECLSGTLQGLKTLLDQQREILSFANNANDEGTASQMSDYIKEQEKLVWMFQAACQTCHN from the coding sequence ATGTCAAAAACATCAATCGGACTAGATAAAGTTCAATCAGCAGAATTAGCCGATAAACTTAACGAATTACTTGCAACCTACCAAGTTTTCTATACTAATGTACGAGGCTATCACTGGAATATTAAAGGCGTAAACTTCTTTGCATTACACGCAAAATTTGAAGAAATTTATACTAATTTAGTTGCTAGAGTAGATGAGGTGGCTGAACGTATTTTAACTTTAGGCTACACACCAAATAATGCTTACAGCCAATACTTAAAAATATCTCGAATTAAAGAAGATATTGCAGTAAGTGAGGCACAAGAATGTTTATCAGGCACATTACAAGGTCTAAAAACATTACTAGATCAACAACGTGAAATTCTTTCTTTTGCAAATAACGCTAATGATGAAGGTACTGCATCACAAATGAGTGACTATATTAAAGAACAAGAAAAATTAGTATGGATGTTCCAAGCAGCGTGCCAAACTTGCCATAATTAA
- the pepT gene encoding peptidase T gives MISQIDKTELLERFLHYVSFHTQSKPHAKHSPSSVGQMKLAMQLQKELIQLGLENVEVSKYAVVTAFLPANDPNLTKTIGLVAHLDTSPQCSGKNVRPEVIEEYRGGDIALGIGEEFISPVYYSFMQKLVGQTLIVTDGTTLLGADNKAGIAEIMTALSILQKENIPHCNIRVAFTPDEEIGLGIHYFPMEKFSCDWAYTIDGGEVGELEYENFNAATAKVRFFGRNIHTGYAKGKMLNALTLACEFQQVFPVDEVPEKTDGKAGFYHLEDFSGDIEQVELTYLIRDFDEQNFAQRKAFIKNQVEKFNAKKGLKKPIELEIQDSYQNMYDVVKNVPQSIELADRAMKAVGIKPNHKPIRGGTDGAFLASKGLACPNIFTGGYNFHSKHELVSLQGMENTVQVIIEMLKCKDL, from the coding sequence ATGATTTCTCAAATAGATAAAACAGAACTTTTAGAACGATTTTTACATTATGTGTCTTTTCACACCCAATCAAAACCTCATGCGAAGCATTCCCCCAGCTCAGTCGGGCAAATGAAGTTAGCCATGCAGTTACAAAAAGAATTAATCCAACTTGGTTTGGAGAATGTTGAAGTAAGTAAATATGCAGTGGTAACAGCATTTTTACCCGCTAATGATCCTAACTTAACGAAAACCATTGGTTTAGTTGCGCATCTTGATACGTCTCCGCAATGTAGTGGTAAAAATGTACGCCCAGAAGTGATAGAAGAATATCGTGGCGGAGATATTGCATTAGGTATTGGCGAGGAATTTATTAGCCCTGTTTATTATTCTTTTATGCAAAAATTAGTCGGACAAACGCTTATTGTTACTGATGGAACCACTTTGCTTGGGGCTGACAATAAAGCGGGAATTGCAGAAATTATGACCGCACTTTCCATTCTTCAAAAAGAGAATATTCCCCATTGCAATATTCGTGTTGCTTTTACGCCTGATGAAGAAATTGGTTTGGGAATCCATTATTTCCCAATGGAAAAGTTTTCCTGTGATTGGGCATATACCATTGATGGGGGAGAAGTAGGGGAATTAGAATACGAAAACTTTAATGCTGCAACGGCAAAAGTGCGGTTTTTCGGGCGAAATATTCACACAGGTTATGCAAAAGGAAAAATGCTGAATGCGCTGACTTTAGCTTGTGAATTTCAGCAAGTTTTTCCTGTTGATGAAGTACCAGAAAAAACCGATGGGAAAGCGGGCTTTTATCATTTAGAAGATTTTTCTGGCGATATTGAGCAAGTAGAGCTTACCTATTTGATTCGTGATTTTGACGAACAGAATTTCGCACAAAGAAAAGCTTTTATTAAAAATCAGGTGGAAAAATTTAATGCTAAAAAAGGTTTGAAAAAGCCTATAGAGTTAGAAATTCAAGATAGCTACCAAAATATGTATGATGTGGTAAAAAACGTTCCTCAATCAATTGAACTTGCTGATCGTGCAATGAAAGCGGTGGGAATTAAACCAAATCATAAGCCGATTCGAGGCGGTACAGATGGGGCATTTTTAGCCTCTAAAGGTTTAGCATGCCCAAATATTTTTACTGGTGGCTATAATTTCCATAGTAAACACGAGTTGGTTTCTTTACAAGGCATGGAAAATACTGTCCAAGTAATTATCGAAATGCTGAAATGTAAAGATTTGTAA
- the potA gene encoding spermidine/putrescine ABC transporter ATP-binding protein PotA, with protein MENQLQNKPIIELRSIKKSYGSNTIINDFNLTINNGEFVTILGPSGCGKTTVLRLLAGLEELDSGSIILDGEDITNVPAEKRHINTVFQSYALFPHMTIFENVAFGLRMQKVPNEEIKPRVLEALRMVQLEEMADRKPTQLSGGQQQRIAIARAVVNKPKVLLLDESLSALDYKLRKQMQQELKMLQRQLGITFIFVTHDQEEAITMSDRIVLLRKGKIAQDGSPREIYEDPANLFVARFIGEINVFEATVIERKSEQVVLANVEGRICDIYTDMPVEKDQKLQVLLRPEDIVIEELDENEHSKAIIGHIIDRTYKGMTLESTVEFDHNGMRVLVSEFFNEDDPHMDHSIGQRVGITWHEGWEVVLNDEDNQ; from the coding sequence GTGGAAAATCAGCTTCAAAACAAGCCTATTATTGAGCTTCGTTCAATCAAAAAATCCTATGGTTCTAACACCATTATTAACGATTTCAATCTTACAATTAATAACGGTGAGTTTGTCACTATTCTTGGCCCCTCAGGCTGTGGTAAGACCACAGTTTTACGCTTACTAGCAGGCTTAGAAGAATTGGATTCAGGTAGCATTATTTTAGATGGTGAAGATATCACCAATGTGCCTGCGGAAAAACGTCATATTAATACGGTATTCCAAAGCTATGCGCTATTTCCACATATGACAATTTTTGAGAACGTGGCTTTCGGTTTGCGTATGCAAAAAGTACCAAACGAGGAAATTAAACCGCGTGTTTTAGAAGCCTTGCGTATGGTACAACTAGAAGAAATGGCTGATCGTAAGCCAACTCAACTTTCTGGCGGACAACAACAACGTATTGCCATCGCTCGTGCCGTAGTAAATAAACCAAAAGTGTTGTTACTTGATGAATCTTTATCTGCATTGGATTACAAATTGCGTAAACAAATGCAACAAGAACTCAAAATGTTACAACGTCAGCTTGGCATTACCTTTATTTTCGTCACCCACGATCAAGAAGAAGCGATTACAATGTCTGATCGTATTGTATTATTGCGTAAAGGTAAAATTGCACAGGATGGTTCTCCACGTGAAATCTATGAAGATCCAGCTAACTTATTCGTTGCTCGTTTCATTGGCGAAATTAACGTATTTGAAGCCACTGTGATTGAACGAAAATCAGAACAAGTTGTACTGGCAAATGTTGAAGGTCGTATTTGTGATATTTATACGGATATGCCTGTGGAAAAAGATCAAAAACTTCAAGTACTCCTTCGCCCTGAAGATATTGTGATTGAAGAATTAGATGAAAATGAACATTCTAAAGCAATTATCGGTCATATTATTGACCGCACTTATAAAGGAATGACATTAGAATCAACGGTAGAGTTTGATCATAACGGAATGCGTGTCCTTGTAAGTGAATTCTTTAATGAAGATGATCCACATATGGATCATAGCATAGGACAACGCGTAGGTATCACATGGCACGAAGGCTGGGAGGTTGTACTCAACGATGAAGATAATCAATAA
- the potB gene encoding spermidine/putrescine ABC transporter permease PotB, giving the protein MKIINNKFQKITVAIIFSWLIFFVLIPNLLVLAVSFLTRDGSNFYAFPITIENYTNLFNPLYAQVVWNSLSMSGIATIICLLIGYPFAFMMSKIHPKYRPLLLFLVVLPFWTNSLIRIYGMKVFLGVKGILNTMLIDMGILSAPIRILNTEIAVIIGLVYLLLPFMILPLYSAIEKLDNRLLEAARDLGANTFQRFFRVILPLTMPGIIAGCLLVLLPAMGMFYVADLLGGAKVLLVGNVIKSEFLISRNWPFGSAVSIGLTVLMALLIFVYYRANKLLNRKVELE; this is encoded by the coding sequence ATGAAGATAATCAATAATAAATTCCAGAAAATTACTGTTGCGATTATCTTCAGTTGGCTAATCTTCTTTGTGCTGATTCCAAACTTATTGGTACTTGCCGTAAGTTTTCTGACTCGAGATGGTAGCAACTTTTATGCATTCCCAATTACTATTGAAAACTATACAAACTTGTTTAATCCGCTTTATGCACAAGTTGTGTGGAATTCATTGTCTATGTCGGGCATCGCCACCATTATTTGCTTACTAATAGGTTATCCATTTGCTTTTATGATGAGTAAAATTCATCCTAAATATCGACCGCTCTTATTGTTCCTTGTGGTTTTACCATTTTGGACAAACTCGTTAATTCGTATTTATGGAATGAAAGTGTTTCTTGGCGTGAAAGGCATACTTAACACGATGTTAATTGATATGGGAATTTTGAGTGCGCCAATTCGTATTTTGAATACCGAAATTGCGGTAATCATTGGCTTAGTTTATTTACTATTGCCATTTATGATTTTGCCACTCTACTCTGCCATTGAAAAACTAGATAATCGTTTATTAGAAGCAGCACGAGATTTAGGCGCAAATACATTCCAACGTTTCTTCCGAGTGATTTTACCATTAACTATGCCAGGCATTATCGCGGGTTGTTTATTGGTATTATTGCCAGCAATGGGAATGTTTTATGTAGCAGACCTACTCGGTGGAGCAAAAGTCTTGCTTGTTGGTAACGTAATTAAGAGCGAATTCTTAATTTCTCGTAACTGGCCATTTGGTTCTGCAGTCAGTATTGGTTTAACTGTTCTAATGGCATTGTTGATTTTCGTGTACTACCGCGCGAATAAACTATTGAATAGGAAAGTGGAGTTAGAATAA
- the potC gene encoding spermidine/putrescine ABC transporter permease PotC codes for MSRLLRNAFMFVVYAYLYIPIIILVTNSFNKDRYGLSWKGFSWNWYERLFNNDTLIQAAIHSVTIAFFAATLATIVGGLTAIALYRYRFRGKQAVSGMLFIVMMSPDIVMAVSLLALFMVVGISLGFWSLLLAHVTFCLPYVTVTIFSRLNGFDSRMLEAAKDLGASEVTILRKIILPLALPAVVSGWLLSFTISLDDVVVSSFVSGVSYEILPLRIFSLVKTGVTPEVNALATIMIVLSLALVVLSQLITRKNNH; via the coding sequence ATGAGTCGTTTACTACGTAATGCATTTATGTTTGTGGTATACGCTTATTTGTATATCCCAATTATTATTTTAGTCACTAATTCCTTTAACAAAGATCGTTATGGTTTGAGTTGGAAAGGTTTTAGCTGGAACTGGTACGAGCGTTTATTTAATAACGACACCTTAATACAAGCTGCGATTCATTCGGTAACTATTGCATTTTTTGCGGCTACCCTAGCTACTATTGTAGGTGGATTAACTGCAATCGCACTTTATCGCTATCGATTCCGCGGTAAACAAGCAGTAAGCGGTATGCTATTTATCGTTATGATGTCTCCAGATATTGTAATGGCAGTATCTTTACTTGCATTATTTATGGTTGTGGGTATTTCATTGGGCTTCTGGTCTTTACTACTTGCCCACGTAACTTTCTGTTTACCGTATGTGACCGTAACTATCTTCTCTCGCTTAAATGGCTTTGATTCCAGAATGTTAGAAGCGGCGAAAGACTTAGGTGCAAGCGAAGTGACTATTTTACGTAAAATTATCCTTCCTTTAGCATTACCTGCAGTTGTATCTGGTTGGTTATTAAGTTTCACTATTTCATTAGATGATGTTGTGGTTTCATCATTTGTCAGTGGTGTAAGTTATGAAATCTTACCATTGAGAATATTCTCTCTAGTGAAAACTGGTGTAACACCTGAAGTTAATGCTTTAGCAACGATTATGATCGTGCTTTCATTAGCTCTTGTCGTTTTAAGCCAGCTAATTACACGAAAAAATAACCATTAA
- a CDS encoding extracellular solute-binding protein, whose protein sequence is MKKFAGLITASFVAATLTACNDKDAKQETAKATAAANDTVYLYTWTEYVPDGLLDEFTKETGIKVIVSSLESNETMYAKLKTQGESGGYDVIAPSNYFVSKMAREGMLKELDHSKLPVLKELDPDWLNKPYDKGNKYSLPQLLGAPGIAFNTNTYKGEQFTSWADLWKPEFANKVQLLDDAREVFNIALLKIGQDPNTQDPAIIKQAYEELLKLRPNVLSFNSDNPANSFISGEVEVGQLWNGSVRIAKKEKAPLNMVFPKEGPVLWVDTLAIPATAKNSEGAHKLINYMLGKKTAEKLTLAIGYPTSNIEAKKALPKEITEDPAIYPSADILKNSHWQDDVGDAIQFYEQYYQELKAAK, encoded by the coding sequence ATGAAAAAATTTGCAGGTTTAATTACTGCCAGCTTCGTAGCTGCAACTTTAACCGCTTGCAACGATAAAGATGCTAAGCAAGAAACTGCAAAAGCTACGGCTGCTGCTAATGACACTGTGTATCTCTACACTTGGACAGAATATGTACCAGATGGTCTTTTAGATGAGTTTACTAAAGAAACTGGCATCAAAGTTATCGTTTCAAGCCTAGAATCAAACGAAACAATGTACGCTAAACTCAAAACTCAAGGCGAGTCTGGTGGCTATGATGTTATCGCACCTTCTAACTACTTCGTTTCTAAAATGGCACGCGAAGGAATGTTAAAAGAACTTGATCACAGCAAATTACCTGTTCTTAAAGAATTAGATCCTGATTGGCTCAATAAACCTTATGATAAAGGTAACAAATACTCTCTTCCGCAACTTTTAGGTGCGCCGGGTATCGCATTCAATACCAACACTTACAAAGGCGAACAATTCACTTCTTGGGCAGACTTATGGAAACCTGAATTTGCAAACAAAGTTCAATTATTAGACGATGCGCGTGAAGTATTCAACATCGCTTTATTGAAAATTGGTCAAGATCCAAATACTCAAGATCCAGCCATTATCAAACAAGCCTATGAAGAATTATTGAAATTACGTCCAAATGTACTTTCTTTCAATTCCGATAACCCAGCTAACTCGTTCATCTCAGGCGAAGTGGAAGTGGGTCAATTATGGAATGGTTCGGTACGTATTGCTAAAAAAGAAAAAGCACCTTTAAATATGGTATTCCCAAAAGAGGGTCCTGTACTTTGGGTTGATACTCTTGCAATTCCTGCAACAGCTAAAAATTCTGAAGGCGCACACAAGCTGATTAACTACATGTTAGGGAAAAAAACAGCTGAAAAATTAACCTTAGCTATCGGTTACCCAACCTCAAATATTGAAGCGAAAAAAGCATTACCAAAAGAAATCACTGAAGATCCAGCGATTTATCCGTCAGCTGATATATTAAAAAATAGTCACTGGCAAGATGACGTTGGCGATGCAATTCAATTCTATGAACAATATTATCAAGAATTAAAAGCAGCAAAATAA
- a CDS encoding DNA cytosine methyltransferase yields the protein MSLTYLDLFSGAGGLSLGFDYAGFRQLLSIELEPVYCETYRVNFPHHRSCNRI from the coding sequence ATGTCATTAACTTATCTCGATTTATTTTCTGGTGCTGGCGGTCTTTCTCTAGGATTTGATTATGCTGGATTTCGCCAGTTACTTTCCATTGAGTTAGAGCCAGTATATTGTGAAACCTACCGCGTTAATTTTCCGCATCATCGATCTTGCAACAGGATCTAA
- the hldE gene encoding bifunctional D-glycero-beta-D-manno-heptose-7-phosphate kinase/D-glycero-beta-D-manno-heptose 1-phosphate adenylyltransferase HldE: MAQYSAEFKQAKVLVLGDVMLDRYWFGATNRISPEAPVPVVRVQENEERAGGAANVAMNIASLNVPVQLMGLIGQDETGSALSLLLEKQKIDCNFVALETHPTITKLRILSRHQQLLRLDFEEDFNNVDCKDLLAKLESAVKNYGALILSDYGKGTLKDVQKMIQIARKANVPVLIDPKGTDFERYRGATLLTPNMSEFEAVVGKCNTEEEIIKKGLKLISDIELTALLVTRSEKGMTLLRPNQEPYHLPTVAKEVFDVTGAGDTVISVLATALADGRSFEESCYLANVAAGIVVGKLGTSTVSTVELENAIHARPETGFGIMSEAELKDAVAQAKARGEKIVMTNGCFDILHPGHISYLENARKLGDRLIVAVNSDDSVKRLKGESRPINNLENRMAVLAGLASVDWLVPFTEDTPQRLIGEILPDLLVKGGDYKPEEIAGSKEVWANGGDVKVLNFENGCSTTNVIEKIKLLKD; this comes from the coding sequence ATGGCTCAATATTCAGCAGAATTTAAGCAAGCAAAAGTACTTGTATTAGGCGATGTGATGCTTGATCGTTATTGGTTCGGCGCAACCAACCGTATTTCACCAGAAGCACCAGTGCCAGTGGTTCGTGTACAAGAAAATGAAGAGCGCGCGGGTGGGGCTGCAAATGTGGCGATGAATATTGCTTCACTCAATGTACCCGTTCAGTTAATGGGATTGATTGGACAAGATGAAACTGGTTCTGCACTTTCCCTCTTATTAGAAAAACAAAAAATTGATTGTAATTTTGTTGCATTAGAAACCCATCCAACTATTACTAAATTACGTATTTTATCTCGTCACCAACAGCTGCTCCGCCTTGATTTTGAAGAAGATTTCAATAATGTAGATTGCAAGGATTTATTAGCGAAGTTAGAAAGTGCGGTGAAAAATTACGGTGCTTTGATTCTTTCTGATTACGGCAAAGGCACGCTTAAAGATGTTCAGAAAATGATTCAAATTGCACGCAAAGCGAATGTGCCTGTGTTGATCGATCCAAAGGGAACTGATTTTGAACGTTATCGTGGGGCTACATTATTGACACCCAATATGTCTGAATTTGAAGCCGTTGTGGGTAAATGTAATACAGAAGAAGAAATTATTAAGAAGGGTTTAAAATTAATTTCTGATATTGAATTAACCGCACTTTTGGTAACGCGTTCTGAAAAAGGCATGACATTATTACGCCCAAATCAAGAGCCTTATCATTTGCCAACCGTTGCAAAAGAAGTGTTTGATGTGACGGGAGCCGGTGACACTGTCATTAGCGTATTAGCAACCGCATTAGCAGATGGACGTTCTTTTGAGGAATCTTGTTACCTAGCCAATGTAGCCGCTGGAATTGTGGTGGGTAAATTGGGGACTTCAACGGTTTCGACCGTGGAACTTGAAAATGCGATTCATGCTCGTCCTGAAACTGGATTTGGCATTATGAGTGAAGCAGAATTAAAAGATGCTGTCGCACAAGCTAAAGCGCGCGGTGAAAAAATTGTGATGACTAATGGCTGTTTTGATATTTTGCATCCAGGGCATATTTCTTATTTAGAAAATGCACGCAAATTGGGCGATCGTCTAATTGTTGCGGTAAACAGCGACGATTCTGTTAAACGCTTAAAAGGCGAAAGTCGTCCAATTAATAATCTTGAAAACCGTATGGCGGTATTGGCTGGTTTGGCATCCGTGGACTGGTTGGTGCCTTTCACTGAAGATACACCACAACGTTTAATCGGCGAAATTCTACCAGATCTTTTAGTCAAAGGCGGCGATTACAAACCCGAAGAGATTGCAGGCAGTAAAGAAGTGTGGGCAAACGGTGGCGATGTTAAAGTGCTAAACTTTGAAAATGGTTGTTCAACAACAAATGTGATTGAAAAAATTAAATTATTGAAAGATTAA
- the htrB gene encoding lipid A biosynthesis lauroyl acyltransferase HtrB: MKNEKLPQFQPHFLAPKYWLFWLGVAIWRSILCLPYPILRHIGHGLGWLFSHLKVGKRRAAIARRNLELCFPDMSENDREAILQENLRSVGMAIIETGMAWFWSDSRIKKWSKVEGLHYLKENQKDGIVLVGVHFLTLELGARILGLHHPGIGVYRPNDNPLLDWLQTQGRLRSNKDMLDRKDLRGMIKALRHEETIWYAPDHDYGRKNAVFVPFFAVPDACTTTGSYYLLKSSQNSKVIPFAPLRNKDGSGYTVSISAPVDFMDLQDETAIATRMNQIVEKEIMKGISQYMWLHRRFKTRPDENTPSLYD; encoded by the coding sequence ATGAAAAACGAAAAACTCCCTCAATTTCAACCGCACTTTTTAGCCCCAAAATACTGGCTTTTTTGGTTAGGCGTGGCAATTTGGCGAAGTATTTTATGTCTTCCCTATCCTATTTTGCGCCATATTGGTCATGGTCTCGGTTGGCTGTTTTCACATTTAAAAGTGGGTAAACGTCGAGCAGCCATTGCACGTCGTAATCTTGAACTTTGTTTTCCTGATATGTCTGAAAACGACCGTGAGGCGATTTTGCAAGAAAATCTCCGCTCTGTAGGCATGGCAATTATCGAAACTGGCATGGCTTGGTTTTGGTCGGATTCACGTATCAAAAAATGGTCAAAAGTTGAAGGCTTACATTATCTAAAAGAAAATCAAAAAGATGGAATTGTTCTCGTTGGTGTTCATTTCTTAACGCTAGAACTTGGCGCGCGCATTCTTGGTTTGCATCATCCCGGCATTGGCGTTTATCGTCCAAATGATAATCCTTTGCTTGATTGGCTACAAACGCAAGGTCGTTTACGCTCTAATAAAGATATGCTTGATCGTAAAGATTTACGCGGAATGATCAAAGCTTTACGCCACGAAGAAACCATTTGGTATGCACCAGATCACGATTACGGCAGAAAAAATGCTGTTTTTGTACCATTTTTTGCAGTGCCCGATGCTTGCACAACCACTGGTAGTTATTATTTATTGAAATCCTCACAAAACAGCAAAGTGATTCCATTTGCGCCATTACGCAATAAAGATGGTTCAGGCTATACCGTGAGTATTTCAGCACCTGTTGATTTTATGGATTTACAGGATGAAACGGCGATTGCTACGCGAATGAATCAAATCGTTGAAAAGGAAATCATGAAGGGCATATCACAATATATGTGGCTACATCGTCGTTTTAAAACACGCCCCGATGAAAATACGCCTAGTTTATACGATTAA